The DNA segment TCCGCGCCGCCTGGCTGATCGCGTCGCGCGCCCGCTCGGCGCTCACGCTGTGGAGCGCGAAGACCGGCGATGTGCTGCCGCTCGACCGTGCCCAGCTGGAGGGGGTCGCCCGGTTGATGGGCTACCCGGCCGGGGCGGCTTCGCAGCTCGAGGAGGACTACCTGCGCACGACGCGGCTCGCCCGCCAGGTGTTCGAGAAGGGCTTCTACGGCACGAGCTAGGTGCGTTCCGCATCCCGCCGCTCACGGTGCCGCCCCCACGCACGACGAGGGCCCCGATCCTGACGGAGCGGGGCCCTCGCGTGTGGTGGCTGTTCTGGCCTAGACCGAGAAGTACAGCTCGTACTCGAACGGGTGCGGACGCTGGGCGGCCGGCAGGATCTCGTTCTCGCGCTTGTACGCGATCCAGGTGTCGATGAGGTCCTTGGTGAAGACCCCACCGGCGAGCAGGAACTCGTGGTCGTTCTCGAGGGCGACGAGGGCCTCCTCGAGCGAGCCCGGGACCTGCGGGATGCCCTTGGCCTCCTCGGGCGGCAGCTCGTAGAGGTCCTTGTCGACGGGCTCGTGCGGCTCGATCTTGTTGATGATGCCGTCGAGGCCCGCCATCATCTGGGCGGCGAACGCGAGGTACGGGTTGCCGGAGGCGTCGGGCGCGCGGAACTCGATGCGCTTGGCCTTCGGGTTGGTGCCCGTGATCGGGATGCGGATCGCCGCCGAGCGGTTGCCCGCCGAGTAGACGAGGTTGACCGGAGCCTCGAAGCCCTTCACCAGACGGTGGTACGAGTTCAGCGAGGGGTTCGTGAAAGCGAGCACCGCGGGGGCGTGCTTCAGCAGACCGCCGATGTACCAGCGGGCGATGTCGCTCAGGCCGCCATAGCCGGCCTCGTCGTAGAACAGCGGCTTGCCGTCGTTCCACAGCGACTGGTGGGTGTGCATGCCCGAGCCGTTGTCGCCGAAGAGCGGCTTCGGCATGAAGGTCGCGACCTTGCCCCACTCGAGGGCGGTGTTCTTGACGATGTACTTGAACTTCAGGATGTCGTCGGCGGCCGAGACCATCGTGTCGAACTTGTAGTTGATCTCGCCCTGGCCGGCGGTGCCCACCTCGTGGTGGCTCCGCTCGACCTCGAGGCCGACCTCCATGAGCTTCAGCACGATGTCGTCGCGCATGTCGGCGTGCTGGTCGACGGGGCTCACGGGGAAGTAGCCGCCCTTGAAGGGGGTCTTGTTGGCGAGGTTGCCGCCTTCCTCGACGCGACCGGTGTTCCAGGCGGCCTCGCCCGAGTCGACCGAGTAGAACGAGGTGTTCTGCTTCACCTCGTAGCGCACGTCGTCGAAGATGTAGAACTCGGCCTCGGGCGCGAAGAACGCGGTGTCGGCGATGCCGGTCGAGGCGAGGTACTTCTCGGCCTTCTTCGCCACCTGGCGCGGGTCGCGGTGGTAGATCTCACCGGTGCGCGGGTTGTAGATGTCGAAGACGATCACCAGGGTGCGCTCGGTGCGGAAGGGGTCGACGTACGCGGTCGAGACGTCCGGGATCAGCTGCAGGTCGGACTCGTGGATCGACTGGAAGCCCCGGATCGAGGAGCCGTCGAACAGCTGGCCGACCGTGAAGAAGTCCTCATCGACGGTCGAGGCGGGGATGTTGAAGTGCTGCTGGACACCGGGGAGGTCGGTGAAGCGGATATCGAGGAACTTGACGTCCGTGTCCTTGATGAACTTCAGCACCTCGGAAGAATCACTGAACATGCGACAGATCTCCTGAGCTTGGTACCGGACGGCTGCAGGCGCAGCCACGCTCCGACCCTAGGCGGGAGGCATTTCCCGGCAGTGTCCCGTATGTTTCCGGGATGTTACGGGGGGCGCGGATGGCCCCCGACAACGGGGGCCGGATGCTCAGCCGACCGCCTGCGCGAAGCCCTCGGTGGTCTCCGCCAGCGCGCGCATCGAGGCGGGGATCTCGCGGCCCTTCGCGACCATCGACTGCGCCCACAGACGCCCCGCCCGGTAGCTCGAGCGCACGAGCGGGCCGGCGAGCACCCCGAGGAAGCCGATGTCCTCGGCCTCGGCCTTGAGCTCGACGAATTCCTCCGGCTTCACCCAGCGGTCGATCGGGTGGTGCCGCGAGCTCGGCCGCAGGTACTGGGTGATCGTGACGATGTCGGTGCCCGCCGCGTGCAGGTCGCGCAGCGCCTGGGAGACCTCCTCGCGCGTCTCGCCCATGCCGAGGATCAGGTTCGACTTGGTGATGAGTCCGAAGTCGCGGGCCTGGGTGATGACATCGAGCGAGCGCTCATACCGGAACGCGGGGCGGATGCGCTTGAAGATGCGCGGCACCGTCTCGACGTTGTGGGCGAACACCTCGGGCCGCGACTCGAACACGACCCGCAGCAGCTCAGGGTTGCCCGAGAAGTCGGTCGCGAGCAGCTCGACCCCGGTGCCGGGGTTCAGCTCGTGGATCAACCGCACCGTCTCGGCGTGCAGCCAGGCGCCCTCGTCGGGCAGGTCATCGCGGGCGACACCGGTCACAGTGGCGTACCGGAGGTTCATCTGCACCACCGACTCGGCGACCCGTCGCGGCTCGTCGGTGTCATAGGCGGCGGGCTTGCCCGTGTCGATCTGGCAGAAGTCGCACCGCCGCGTGCACTGGCTGCCGCCGATGAGGAAGGTCGCCTCGCGGTCCTCCCAGCACTCGTAGATGTTCGGGCAGCCGGCCTCCTGGCACACGGTGTGCAGCTGCTGGTCGGTGACGAGGGAGCGCAGCGCGCTGTACTCGGGCCCCATCTTCGCCCGGGTCTTGATCCACTCGGGCTTCTTCTCGATCGGCGTCTGGGCGTTGCGCACCTCGAGGCGCAGGAGCTTGCGGCCCTCGCTCGGGTGGGTGATGGGCGAGGCGGTCATGCGGGAGCTCCTTCGCGGTCGTGCGCGGAGGCGCTGACCGGGCTGAGGTCGAGCGCGGAGGCGCCGACCGGGTCGTGGACGAGGGGGGAGAAGTGCCGCTCGATCAGGGGGGTGACCTCCGCAGGCGTCACGGTGCGGCCGAGCTCGCGGCTCACCGACGTCACGCCCGCGTCGGCGAGGCCGCAGGCGACGATCGCGCGGTAGGCGTCGAAGGCGTTCGAGCAGTTGAGGGCGAAGCCGTGCATGGTCACGCCCTGCGCCACGCGGATGCCGATCGCGGCGATCTTGTCGGTGCCCCGCATCCACACCCCGCTGCGCCCGTCGACGCGCCCGGCACCCTCGATGCCGAGATCGACGAGCACGGCGATCAGCATCTCCTCGAGGCACCGCACGTAGCGCACCACGTCGACGGGGTCGGCGAGCCGCATGATCGGATAGCCGACGAGCTGGCCGGGGCCGTGCCAGGTGATCTTCCCCCCGCGGTCGACCTCGATGACCGGCGTGCCGTCGGTGGGGCGCTCGTGGGGCTCGGTGCGCTTGCCCGCGGTGTACACGCTCTCGTGCTCGAGCAGCAGGACCGTATCGGGCGCCCGGCCCTCGACGACGGCGGCGTGCAGAGCACGCTGACGCTCGAGACCCGACAAGTACGGCACGGAGTTGGCGCTTAGCCCCGTGACGACGTAGTCGATCACGCGCTCAGTGTACGCCCGAGCCCGACTCGTAGGCTGAGGGTGTGACGGACACCCCTCCTGCCTCCCCGCCCGACTGGCCCGGGCAGCGCCTCGGCCTTCCGGAGACGGGCCCGCGATCGGTCGGCCGGTTCGGCCGCCGTCTGGGCGCCCTCGCCATCGACTGGGGGATCGCGGTGATCCTCTCCGCCGCGTTCTTCTCCTACGACTCGATCGCCACGCTGCTCATCTTCATCGGCCTCCAGGTGCTGTTCACGGTTGTCGTGAATGCGAGCCCCGGGCATCTCATCCTCGGGCTCCGCGTGGTGCCGATGGAGGGCGGACTGCTCGGTGTGTGGCGCCCCATCGTGCGGGCGCTGCTGATCGCCCTCGTGATCCCGCCGATGCTGTTCGACGACAACAACCGCGGGCTTCACGACCGTGCCGCGCGGACGATCCTCCTGCGTCGCTGACGGCGCCCCCGTCCGGGGACGCCGGGGGAGTCGTCGGGGCTAGCGGGGCTTCGGCGCCCGTGCCTTCAGCGGGTCGATGCCCTTCGGGATCGGCAGCGGGTTCGACTTGCTCAGCGAGGTCAGGCGGTTGTTGACCGCGAAGACCTCCGCCTTGGTCAGAGACCTCTTGAGCTTGTTGAGCGTCCGCGCGAGGTTCTCGAGCTTGACGCTGTCGGCATCGGGTCCGACGTGCAGGAAGTGCACCGGGACGTTCGGCACGATGCGGTTCACGTTGCGCCGCTCGTCCTCCATCATCCGGCGGGTGCGCGACGCCGGTCCCTCGCCGATGATGACCACGCCGGGCTTCCCGACGGCGCGGTAGACCGCATCCTGCGTCTTGGGGCTCACCGTGATCGGCATCTCGCTCGCCTGCCAGGCGCGCCGCAGCGACGACTTGAGCACCGCGCCGACGGCGCCGGGCTGGCCCGAGATCTGGCGGTAGGCGACGCGCTCGGCGCGTCGGCCCAGCACGATGAGCGTGAGCAGCACACCGAGCAGCACACCGGTCGTCACCCACAGGATGCTCGCCAGCACGTCGCCCGGCGTGACGAACACCGCGAGGAGCACGGAACCGAGGATCGGCAGCAGGAACGCCAGGAGCATGATCCAGACGGCGAGGCTGTCCATGCGGCGGGTCATCTGGAAGACCTGCCACATCTGCTTCATGCGACCGGGTTCTTTCGGGGGCTTCGGAGCGGAGGTGCGGGCCATGCCTACCAGGATAGGGGCTGGCCTCGACTCCTCCCCGCCGCGCGGCGGCAGACGACCGGTCACGGTCCGCCGCGGCCTTCCGCGTCAGCCGATCCGGCTGCGGCACCCTGCGGCTATGACATCCCGACTCCCTGCTGACCTGCCGCCCGCGCTCGGCGGGCACCGCCTCGTGCGGATGCTCGCGCAGGACGAACGGGCCGTGAGCGC comes from the Microcella frigidaquae genome and includes:
- the glnA gene encoding type I glutamate--ammonia ligase translates to MFSDSSEVLKFIKDTDVKFLDIRFTDLPGVQQHFNIPASTVDEDFFTVGQLFDGSSIRGFQSIHESDLQLIPDVSTAYVDPFRTERTLVIVFDIYNPRTGEIYHRDPRQVAKKAEKYLASTGIADTAFFAPEAEFYIFDDVRYEVKQNTSFYSVDSGEAAWNTGRVEEGGNLANKTPFKGGYFPVSPVDQHADMRDDIVLKLMEVGLEVERSHHEVGTAGQGEINYKFDTMVSAADDILKFKYIVKNTALEWGKVATFMPKPLFGDNGSGMHTHQSLWNDGKPLFYDEAGYGGLSDIARWYIGGLLKHAPAVLAFTNPSLNSYHRLVKGFEAPVNLVYSAGNRSAAIRIPITGTNPKAKRIEFRAPDASGNPYLAFAAQMMAGLDGIINKIEPHEPVDKDLYELPPEEAKGIPQVPGSLEEALVALENDHEFLLAGGVFTKDLIDTWIAYKRENEILPAAQRPHPFEYELYFSV
- the lipA gene encoding lipoyl synthase codes for the protein MTASPITHPSEGRKLLRLEVRNAQTPIEKKPEWIKTRAKMGPEYSALRSLVTDQQLHTVCQEAGCPNIYECWEDREATFLIGGSQCTRRCDFCQIDTGKPAAYDTDEPRRVAESVVQMNLRYATVTGVARDDLPDEGAWLHAETVRLIHELNPGTGVELLATDFSGNPELLRVVFESRPEVFAHNVETVPRIFKRIRPAFRYERSLDVITQARDFGLITKSNLILGMGETREEVSQALRDLHAAGTDIVTITQYLRPSSRHHPIDRWVKPEEFVELKAEAEDIGFLGVLAGPLVRSSYRAGRLWAQSMVAKGREIPASMRALAETTEGFAQAVG
- the lipB gene encoding lipoyl(octanoyl) transferase LipB codes for the protein MIDYVVTGLSANSVPYLSGLERQRALHAAVVEGRAPDTVLLLEHESVYTAGKRTEPHERPTDGTPVIEVDRGGKITWHGPGQLVGYPIMRLADPVDVVRYVRCLEEMLIAVLVDLGIEGAGRVDGRSGVWMRGTDKIAAIGIRVAQGVTMHGFALNCSNAFDAYRAIVACGLADAGVTSVSRELGRTVTPAEVTPLIERHFSPLVHDPVGASALDLSPVSASAHDREGAPA
- a CDS encoding RDD family protein encodes the protein MTDTPPASPPDWPGQRLGLPETGPRSVGRFGRRLGALAIDWGIAVILSAAFFSYDSIATLLIFIGLQVLFTVVVNASPGHLILGLRVVPMEGGLLGVWRPIVRALLIALVIPPMLFDDNNRGLHDRAARTILLRR
- a CDS encoding DUF4191 domain-containing protein — its product is MARTSAPKPPKEPGRMKQMWQVFQMTRRMDSLAVWIMLLAFLLPILGSVLLAVFVTPGDVLASILWVTTGVLLGVLLTLIVLGRRAERVAYRQISGQPGAVGAVLKSSLRRAWQASEMPITVSPKTQDAVYRAVGKPGVVIIGEGPASRTRRMMEDERRNVNRIVPNVPVHFLHVGPDADSVKLENLARTLNKLKRSLTKAEVFAVNNRLTSLSKSNPLPIPKGIDPLKARAPKPR